The Candidatus Synechococcus calcipolaris G9 nucleotide sequence CTTTTTCCAGCAGCTTGATGAACTGGAAGGGGTGCCAGTGATCAATGTCCAAATTTGGTTCGATTGCAAGTTGCCGACGGTAGATCATTTACTCTTTTCCCGTTCCGATCTGTTGAGTGTCTATGCGGATATGAGTGAAACCTGTCAGGAATACCATGACCCCGATCGATCCATGCTGGAGTTGGTCTTAGCCCCAGCTCAGGACTGGATTGGCCGCAGTGACTCTGACATAATTGAGGCGACAATGGCAGAATTGGCCAAGCTATTCCCCGCTCATCTCCCCGAACCCGTTAAAGTACGAAAAACTGCGGTTGTCAAAACACCGCGATCGGTCTACAAGGCAACTCCAGGACGGCAGGCCTTTCGCCCCGATCAACGCACCCCCATCTCAAACTTTTTTCTATCGGGTAGCTATACAATGCAACCCTATTTGGGGAGTATGGAAGGGGCGGTACTTTCTGGTAAGCTGACAGCGCAGGCGATCGCCGCCCACTCCTCTGCCATCCCCCCTATGCCCTCTACTCAGACTGTCGCCAATGCTGCAACTGCCTAGAGCCGAGTACTTACCTCCCCTAGTCTCCCTAGAGGAAGCCTACGAACTTTGTCGGCAGGTCACGGCTAACTATGCCAAAACATTTTATCTAGGCACGCTCCTGATGCCCCCGGTGAAGCGACGGGCCATCTGGGCCATTTATGTGTGGTGTCGTCGTACCGATGAATTGGTAGATGGCCCCCAGGCAGCCCTGACTACGCCAGAAACCCTAGATGCCTGGGAGCAGCGTTTAGAGGCGATTTTTGCGGGTCGCCCTCAGGATGCCATGGACATGGCCCTAGTCGATACCCTGGAACAATTTCCCGTAGATATTCAACCCTTTCGGGATATGATTGCCGGTCAGCGCATGGATCTCTATCGGAGTCGCTACGAAACTTTTGCAGAGCTAAATCTTTACTGTTATCGAGTGGCAGGCACGGTCGGCCTGATGTCCTTAGCTGTCATGGGGGCCGAACCTTTTAGCGATCGCCTTCGTTCTCCCTGGGTCGATCCCTATGTTGCCCAAGGGAGTTTAGCAGATCAAGCTGTTGCCCTAGGCGTGGCCAACCAACTCACCAATATTTTGCGAGATGTGGGAGAAGATACACGGCGGGGTCGGATTTATTTACCCTTAGAAGACTTAGAGGCGTTTGGTTACTCCGAGGATGAACTCCTACGGGGTGTGATCAACGATCGCTGGCGCGAGTTAATGAAATTCCAGATTGAACGGGCCCGGCAATTCTATGTACAAGCTGAAGTGGGGGTGGCCTATTTACAGCGGAATGCCCGTTGGCCCGTCTGGTCGGCCCTAATGCTTTATCGAGAAATCCTAGAGGTGATTGAACATAACCACTATGACGTGTTTAATAAACGGGCTTATGTGTCTAATTTTAAGAAGGGTCTGTTGTTACCTTTATCTTGGGGTAAATCCCTATAATCACTATAAAATGTAAGTATGGGAAATCATTAGGTTTACAATAACCTTCTGGGTGACTAGCTCAATGGTAGAGCAGCGGACTCTTAATCCGGTGGTTCAGGGTTCGAGCCCCTGGTCACCCATCCCACGAAAAATCAAGCTTTGACCCCAGTTTGACAAAAGAGGGATAGCTTGTATTTCAGACTGTTGGGGATTTTCCGATTATGCCCTAGAACTTTATGCCTATATTCTCAAGAATTTTCCTGAGAGTTCTTTCGTTCAATTGGGAATGAAGCAAGCAGTTATAGATTCCCTTTTAGCAATTCCAGATGTTACCAAAATGGATATTGAATCTCTATCAATCTTAAAAGATATTTAAGACTGTTAAAATAAAATTGATTTCAATATCAATATTTATGATTAACGCTGGCGATGCTGTTCCAGTAGGGCTTGGGCGCGGGGTTTATAAAGCAGGTAAAACAGGGACTCAATATAACGCATCATGTCTTCACGGTTTTCGTGGGATACATAATTCCAAAAGCCGTAGATTTTTGCCAGGGAAAGGAGTCGCGTTGTATGAATTTTCCAGGTGTAGGTACTGTAGACCCGCTCAATGGCCGCCTGGGAAATTTTCTGCCAGTAGTTTGCATCTTGCTGGCATTGATCAAAAAATGTGATGACGATTTGAGCCACTTCTTCCGGCAGCGTCGGGTTAATATAAAAACCATTGGTTTTGTCTTGGATGATTTCTAAGGGCCCGCCAAAACGAGTGGCAAAGGTGGGCAGTCCACTCACCATGGCTTCCAAAATGGTTAAACCAAAGGCTTCAAATAGGGCCGGTTGCACAAAAACTCCGCGGCGATCGCCAATAATGCGATAAATTTCCCCAGAATCTGTTTTAGCAAGACGTACCCCTAACCAACGCACCTTACCGTGCAAATCGTACTCATGAATAATTTGATAGAGCTTTTCAATTTCACTGATTTCTTCGTGATCCGTGGAATCCTCTGTTCGCAGTTTACCCGCCACTAGGATTAAATTGCACCGCTCCTGTAAATCCTTACTTTGACCATAGGCCTGGGCTAATCCCGTTAGATTTTTAATCCGATCGAGGCGGGCCATGGAGAAGAGGGGCGGCTTACTAGTATCCTCTAGGTGGCCATAAACCTGGGCCGGATCCTCTAGGGTAAACAGTAATTCCTCTAGGCGTTGGCGATCGCCTTCAAGTCGCTCATCTTTGTTGTAGTAAGGGAAGTAAATACTTTCATTCACCCCCGGTGGCACCACATTAAACTTCGGGCTAAATAGCTCAATCCCACTCACCACATGGTACAGATCCGGCATCGTAAAGGACTTATAGGATTCATACTGGCCAATACTATCGGGGGTACCGACAATTTCTTGGTAGGTGCTGCTAATAATAAAACTCGCAGCATTCATGGCAATCAAATCTGCCGTAAATTGCAGGGAAAAATGGTACTGGTGCTCAATATCCTGCCAATACAGGTTACTAAACAGGTATTTTGACTTCTCCAGGGCATGGGCAATATTGCATTGGGTCACCTTCATCCGCCGGGCCAGCAAAAAAGCCACCAAGTTGCCATCGGAATAGTTCCCAATGATTAAATCAGGCACATGGCCAAATTCCGCCCGCAGTTCCCGTTCAGCATCAATGGCAAAGGTTTCCAGGTAGGGCCAAATTTCAAACCGGGAAATCCAATTTTCCGTAATCGTTGGATTAATATCCCGAAAGGGAACCCGTAAAATCCAGCTATCCGTCGTACCATAAATTTTTTCGAGGCGTTGGTGACACAGGGTTCCATCGGCATTGGGAATCAAGCGAGTGAGGACAATCACTTTGGGATGCACCGCTAAGGAATCCAACCCTGCCAAAATCAACTCATCCCGCAGTTGTTGCTCCAGACTCTTCACCTGATCCAGGATATAGACCACCTGCCCCCCCGTATCGGGACGACCCAGAACCCCCTCTTGGCCAAACCAACCGTGGGGAGAGACTAGGACAACCCGAAAAATCATCGGGATGCGGGAGACAAAGGCCTCCAATACCTGATGGTCGGGGGAGTCAATGAGTTGATCCAGCATTTCCAGGGTTTCGCGGACGCGATCGGCGGTATTTCCCCAGCCTGCTTCAAAGCCTAAGGCCTGAAGATCAAAACGAAAATCAGGATAGGGTTCATCCTTGGGGCGATCGCTGACAAAGGTGAGGGCCTGCTTCACCCGATCCGAGAGTTGGCGTTGGGTTTGGATCCGCTCATTAATCAGGAGTTGATAGCCGTTATAGCGATGCAAACGCAGAAAATCAAAAAGCTCTTCCTGCCACTGACGCGGATCTTGAAATAATTTACTGGACAGGTAGCGATTCAGGTAGGCAACCCCCTTGCCAATATTTTTAGAATCCCGGATGGCGGGGGAGTAATCATAAAAGGGATCCATGTCAATTTCAAAGACATCCCCCTCATTGGGGTGGTAGCGATTGACCAGGCGATCTCGCAGATCCAATAGATCCGAGACCGACATGGGCACAATCGTCATGTCTTCCAGGAGCCGATAGGCCTCTTCGTGGGCAATGCGGGGCCGAATTACTAGGCAAAGACTTTCCTTGTCAACAATAATTTCCTGGATACAGGAAACCAGTTTACCGAGATGGGATTGGCGAATAAATTGCTCAGAGATGTCATGGGTCTGACAATAGTCATTAAAGACCGTCAGGATTTCATTGCGGAGAAGATACTGTTTTTCGGAGGTACGCAACTGGCTAGCAAACTGACGGAGATTCGTGCGCTCAGAACTGTTTAAGACCGCTTCAATAAGCTGAGATGACATTGTAGAAAAAAATCCTATGGAACATCAGGGTGATTTTATTCATAGCATGGGGAGACAGACCCAGGAATTTCCAATGACCCGAAAACCCGTATCGTACTATGATAATTGAATGAGGTTTAATTTTTTGCTAAAAGTTATCCCTTGACGTAGCTCATCTCTCCTTCTTCGTTTCAACAATCCTCACTTGAACAAATAGGCCTATGTCTGCAACTATCATTTCTGCCACCCCAGGTATGGATGCGATTAAGCACGGACTACCCGTAACCATTATTACTGGGTTCTTGGGTAGCGGCAAAACCACCCTCCTCAACCATATCCTCACGAATCAAGAGGGGGTCAAGACCGCCGTATTGGTGAACGAGTTTGGCGAAATTGGCATTGATAATGAGCTATTGGTGACCTCCGATGATGACATGGTGGAACTCAACAATGGCTGTGTCTGTTGCACGATTAATAATGATTTGGTGAATGCCGTTTTTCGCGTTCTTGAACGGCCCGATAAAATTGATTATCTAGTGGTGGAAACGACCGGATTGGCGGATCCTCTCCCCGTAGCCCTCACCTTTTTAGGAACAGAATTACGGGATTTGACCCGCCTCGACTCCATTGTCACCGTCGTTGATGCCGAAAATTTTAGCCTAGACCTTTTTAATAGTGCTGCGGCCCAAAGCCAGATTGCCTACGGGGATATTATTTTGCTCAATAAGAGCGACTTAGTCAGCGATCGCCGCCTCGGAGAATTAGAGCAACGAATTAGGGAAACCCGTGAAGGGGCGCGGATCATTCGTACCGTCAACTCCCAAGTGCCCCTGCCATTGATCTTAAGTGTGGGCTTTTTCGAGAGCGATCGCTATTTTCAGCCCCAGGAGCATAGCCACAATTCCCCCAAGCATGAACACAACCATGGGCATGATCACCATGGGCATCATGATCATGACGATCACGATCACCATCATCACTCCAATCACCTAGAAAACGATGGCTTTAATTCCGTCTCCTTCCAAAGCGATCGCCCCTTTAATATTCGCAAATTTCAAAACTTTCTCGATCACCAATTACCGGAAGCTGTCTTTCGAGCCAAGGGCATTCTTTGGTTTACGGAAAGCCCCCGTCGCCATGTTTTTCACCTCAGTGGTAAACGCTTCAGTCTGGATGATGAAGATTGGAAAGGTGTGCCAAAAAATCAACTGGTCTTAATCGGCCAAGGTCTGGACGAAACAACCCTACTTTCCCAGATAAACGCTTGCCTGGAGGGAGAATCTTGACCTAGTTAATGATACAAAACGCTATTTGATTCAGATTTTGCAGCATATCGGAGGCCCCGTGAATGTCAAGGCATAGGCTTGTTTACCCTAGCGTATGCTTCCTTAGACATTTTTGATCGGCGGAAGGGACACATGGTACAGTTTCACATTCAACCAGATAGCGAAATTCCCGCTTCTACCCAGTTATTTAATCAAATTAGTTTTGCGATCGCTGCCCGCCAATTTCCCCCCGGTTATCGCCTACCCAGTACACGCCAATTGGCCATGCAAACGGGCCTCCACCGCAATACCATTAGTAAGGTTTATGAGCGACTAGAATCGGCGGGTCTAGTCATTCCCCAAGTGGGTTCCGGTATCTATGTCCGTGCCCTGGGCCAAGAAGAAAGTCGGCCGCGCCAACGACGTTCGGCGGTTGTTCCCGTCCATCGGGTCGTCCAGGATGGTCTAGATACCCTCTTGGGCATGGGCTACTCCCTGGGTCAAATTCGTGAACTCTTTTTAGCGGAAATTGATGCCCGTCAAAAAGCAGGGGTGCGGATCCTCGTCACCGTTCCCCGCCACGATCAAGGGGCCGGCGAATTAATTGTCCAGGAACTCCAGCAACTATTGCCCATTCCCGTAGAGCTGGTCTTTTTAGAAGAACTGGATACAATTCTCCAGCCGGATAGTGCGGCCACCCTGGTCACTGTCCGCTATTTTGCCAGCATGACGGAGGCGATTACCCGGGATAAGGGGGTGCGTCTGTTCTTTATTGATATTTATAGCTATCAACGGGAATTAGACGTGGTGCGCCAACTACCCAAGGGATCCTGCCTAGGCTTAGTGAGTCTTAGTTCTGGAACCCTGGGGGTAGCCGAGGTGATGATCCACAGTCTGCGGGGAGAGGATCTGCTCTTGGTCACGGCCCAGGTCAACGATGCCTATAAGCTCAATGCCCTAGTTCACCGCTCCCATACGATTATTAGCGATCGCGCCAGTGCGGAACGGGTGAAGGAGGCGATCGCCGCCGCCCGGGAAGATTTAATTCGGATTCCGCGTTTAATCTGTTGTGAAAGCTATATTGATAGTAACTCTGTGGATCTGCTCAAGCGGGAGTTGGGGCTAACAGAGGACCCTATTCAGGCAAAAAGTGTTGAGGTAAAGGCTTCATGAACCATTGGCGGCAACTGTTTTCCCGACTTGGCCTAGCGGTTTTAGCCATCGTCAGTGTTAGCAGTTGTAATGGGGATGCCCCCCCCGCCCCCGAAGGAGAAGGGCCCGCCATCATCGCTGGGGGAGAACGCCTCCAACTCCTCCGCGATCGCGGCCAACTGTTGTGCGGTGTCAGTGGCGAGTTGCCCGGATTTAGCTTTGTGGACAGCAATGGCAACTATGCGGGCATGGATGTGGATATTTGCCGGGCCGTTGCCGCTGCCGTCTTTGATGACCCCAATGCGGTGGAATATCGCAATCTCAATGCCAAGGAACGCTTCTTAGCCCTGCAAACCGGGGAAGTGGATATCCTCAGTCGCAATACCACCAACACCATGAGTCGTTCCACCAGCTTGGGGCTACGCTTTGCCCCCGTGGTTTTCTACGATGGTCAAGCGGTGATGGTCAAGCGGGACAGTGGCATCCAGGCGATCACCGACCTCAAGGATAAGTCCATCTGTATGCAAACCGGAACCACCACGGAGCAAAACTTCACAGATCAGATGCGGAAACTCAATTTGACCTTTACCCCCGTCATTTTTGAGGATGTGAATACCGTCTTTGCCGCCTACGCTGAGGGCCGTTGTGATGCCATCACCTCCGATCGCTCCCAACTGGTTTCCCGGCAGCAAGTCTTACCGGATCCTGCCAATCACGAGATTTTGGATCAAGTTCTCTCCAAGGAACCCCTCGCCCCTGCGGTAACAATTAATGACCCAACCTGGGGGAATCTCGTTGAATGGGTGATCTATGCCCTGATCAATGCCGAAGAATTGGGTATCACCCAGGCCAATGTCAATGAACAACGCCAGAGTCAGGATCCAACCATTCGCCGTTTTTTGGGGAGCGAAGGGGAACTCGGTCAGACCATCGGCCTCACCAATGATTTTGTGGTCAGAACCATTAAGCACGTCGGCAACTACGGCGAAATCTACGATCGCAATCTCGGTGAAGATACACCCCTCAAACTAGAGCGCGGTCAAAATAACCTCTGGACCCAAGGG carries:
- a CDS encoding GntR family transcriptional regulator, producing MFTLAYASLDIFDRRKGHMVQFHIQPDSEIPASTQLFNQISFAIAARQFPPGYRLPSTRQLAMQTGLHRNTISKVYERLESAGLVIPQVGSGIYVRALGQEESRPRQRRSAVVPVHRVVQDGLDTLLGMGYSLGQIRELFLAEIDARQKAGVRILVTVPRHDQGAGELIVQELQQLLPIPVELVFLEELDTILQPDSAATLVTVRYFASMTEAITRDKGVRLFFIDIYSYQRELDVVRQLPKGSCLGLVSLSSGTLGVAEVMIHSLRGEDLLLVTAQVNDAYKLNALVHRSHTIISDRASAERVKEAIAAAREDLIRIPRLICCESYIDSNSVDLLKRELGLTEDPIQAKSVEVKAS
- a CDS encoding phytoene synthase yields the protein MLQLPRAEYLPPLVSLEEAYELCRQVTANYAKTFYLGTLLMPPVKRRAIWAIYVWCRRTDELVDGPQAALTTPETLDAWEQRLEAIFAGRPQDAMDMALVDTLEQFPVDIQPFRDMIAGQRMDLYRSRYETFAELNLYCYRVAGTVGLMSLAVMGAEPFSDRLRSPWVDPYVAQGSLADQAVALGVANQLTNILRDVGEDTRRGRIYLPLEDLEAFGYSEDELLRGVINDRWRELMKFQIERARQFYVQAEVGVAYLQRNARWPVWSALMLYREILEVIEHNHYDVFNKRAYVSNFKKGLLLPLSWGKSL
- a CDS encoding sucrose synthase, which encodes MSSQLIEAVLNSSERTNLRQFASQLRTSEKQYLLRNEILTVFNDYCQTHDISEQFIRQSHLGKLVSCIQEIIVDKESLCLVIRPRIAHEEAYRLLEDMTIVPMSVSDLLDLRDRLVNRYHPNEGDVFEIDMDPFYDYSPAIRDSKNIGKGVAYLNRYLSSKLFQDPRQWQEELFDFLRLHRYNGYQLLINERIQTQRQLSDRVKQALTFVSDRPKDEPYPDFRFDLQALGFEAGWGNTADRVRETLEMLDQLIDSPDHQVLEAFVSRIPMIFRVVLVSPHGWFGQEGVLGRPDTGGQVVYILDQVKSLEQQLRDELILAGLDSLAVHPKVIVLTRLIPNADGTLCHQRLEKIYGTTDSWILRVPFRDINPTITENWISRFEIWPYLETFAIDAERELRAEFGHVPDLIIGNYSDGNLVAFLLARRMKVTQCNIAHALEKSKYLFSNLYWQDIEHQYHFSLQFTADLIAMNAASFIISSTYQEIVGTPDSIGQYESYKSFTMPDLYHVVSGIELFSPKFNVVPPGVNESIYFPYYNKDERLEGDRQRLEELLFTLEDPAQVYGHLEDTSKPPLFSMARLDRIKNLTGLAQAYGQSKDLQERCNLILVAGKLRTEDSTDHEEISEIEKLYQIIHEYDLHGKVRWLGVRLAKTDSGEIYRIIGDRRGVFVQPALFEAFGLTILEAMVSGLPTFATRFGGPLEIIQDKTNGFYINPTLPEEVAQIVITFFDQCQQDANYWQKISQAAIERVYSTYTWKIHTTRLLSLAKIYGFWNYVSHENREDMMRYIESLFYLLYKPRAQALLEQHRQR
- a CDS encoding CobW family GTP-binding protein, with amino-acid sequence MSATIISATPGMDAIKHGLPVTIITGFLGSGKTTLLNHILTNQEGVKTAVLVNEFGEIGIDNELLVTSDDDMVELNNGCVCCTINNDLVNAVFRVLERPDKIDYLVVETTGLADPLPVALTFLGTELRDLTRLDSIVTVVDAENFSLDLFNSAAAQSQIAYGDIILLNKSDLVSDRRLGELEQRIRETREGARIIRTVNSQVPLPLILSVGFFESDRYFQPQEHSHNSPKHEHNHGHDHHGHHDHDDHDHHHHSNHLENDGFNSVSFQSDRPFNIRKFQNFLDHQLPEAVFRAKGILWFTESPRRHVFHLSGKRFSLDDEDWKGVPKNQLVLIGQGLDETTLLSQINACLEGES
- a CDS encoding amino acid ABC transporter substrate-binding protein, which codes for MNHWRQLFSRLGLAVLAIVSVSSCNGDAPPAPEGEGPAIIAGGERLQLLRDRGQLLCGVSGELPGFSFVDSNGNYAGMDVDICRAVAAAVFDDPNAVEYRNLNAKERFLALQTGEVDILSRNTTNTMSRSTSLGLRFAPVVFYDGQAVMVKRDSGIQAITDLKDKSICMQTGTTTEQNFTDQMRKLNLTFTPVIFEDVNTVFAAYAEGRCDAITSDRSQLVSRQQVLPDPANHEILDQVLSKEPLAPAVTINDPTWGNLVEWVIYALINAEELGITQANVNEQRQSQDPTIRRFLGSEGELGQTIGLTNDFVVRTIKHVGNYGEIYDRNLGEDTPLKLERGQNNLWTQGGLLYSPPFR